ggtttcaaggcgcaacgaaaattttagtaaaataaaaataagaaataagtggaaattttaccggtgagtgtgttacattataaggcacaaaaagaaaatgactctcccctgacaTAACAAGATTATGAAACAGTTAAAATCTAATGAAATAAACATCTACTCATTCACTTCTTATCTTGTGTCAAAAActgaaatcactattattatcaacacactctcacacacatacacacacacacacacattctttgtttgtcctgtactgtccataatgttttcCTTAATGTAGACCCTTGTGATTAATAaaaaagaacatcatcatcatcattattattattattattattattattgagtgagagagcagtgcatgccatcaaagtgacactggggtaaaatatacgaagcccaatatacccatcatgactacccgtctgataagggtacaccaggcacatgcatcacaaccatatgtgcgcgacatggtgatctcatatcaagataaacagcacatgaccttgcaggtggggcccagttagaattttcttcaggttgagtagcccatcccgctcaaaaggtccctgaataagggttgtttaaggatgttgaaagaaccacccatgtttccagaggtgaattattcaaaccccaaagaatccctctcaacacatggctatgatgctcccccactacttctgctcgtgatcagagatgcacatatcgtcagccactaagggacatgctcaactggttaaggtcaaacaactgaagcaaatctgtggtattgagcagaatatttgctgtagcccatcttttataccaagacaaaacaatgtacatgataacacttccaatcagttaagatcagaagccatgagagccactgcctggtactgcatcagggcatttattattattattattattattattattattattattattattattattattattattattattattattattattattttattttttaaattcttattcttttacttgtttcagttctttgactgtagccatgctggagcaccgcctcgagagttttagtcgaagaaatcgacccaggacttacttttaagccaattacttattctatcattctcttttgctgaatcgctaagtcacgagtacgtaaacacaccaacaccagtggttgtcaagtgctgctgggggacaaacacacacacacacacaaacgcgcgcgcgcgcacgcacacacacacacacacagacacacacacacacacacatatacgaaagccttcttttagcttccgtctaccaaatccactcacgaggatttggttggcccaaggatatagtagaagccacttgcccaaggtgcaacgcagtgggactgatcccggaaccatataccacacagccatgcatgcgcCTAATATTataattcagtagttttatttttatagtgctTTCACTTGGGTGCCTTgggtgctgtggtttgttgtgttgCTCTTAtgcttactgtattgaaagtgttttgcgtaggatgtgtgcagtgcccagtagtgcaattttctgtatcttatatatatttgtaagtcatggtgtctttgttatatatttgtctgaatatttttttatcatacctaatgcgcctactatgataggaattgtttctgtttttagattccacattctagttaactctatttccaggtctttatattttgaaagtttctccatttcttcttcttcttcttcttcttcttcttcttcttcttcttcttcttcttcttcttcttcttcttcttcttcttcttcttcttcttctttgttaggtagtatgatttcttgtttgtatttgtcagctccCTTAAATAcggagaacagttttttgttttgctcgtattttgtggctatttgttttccttgtttctgaaGTAGGtacttttgcagtcctatggtggttattttataatagttttcccaGCTGTATAAAATAAAcgcaccagattgttcatttacagagtcaAGTGACAGAGGAAACtttaaagacagagaaaaaaggaaaatataaaaaataggaAAGTACGCaaataaaagaaaggagaaaaaggaaataaaattcacACCGACAATATTCTCCtcgcacttcctgcatggatggtaagccagagatcaTTCTTACATACTTTTCAGTTCCTttcttgatcattccaagtgctcctacaatcactggtattgtaaccgtcttatttctttattgcccacaaggggctaaacatagaggggacaaacaaggacagacaaagggattaagtcgattacatcgaccccagtacgtaactggtacttaatttatcgaccccgaaaggatgaaatgcaaagtcgacctcggcggaatttgaactcagaacgtaacggcaggcgaaatacctatttctttactacccactaggggttaaatacagagaggacaaacaaggacagacaaagggattaagtcgattatatcgaccccagtttgtaactggtacttatttaatcgaccccgaaaagatgaaaggcaaagttgacctcggcggaatttgaactcagaacgtaaccgcagacgaaataccgctaagcatttcgcctggtatgctaacgtttctaccagctcgccacctttctcaagacggtattgtaaccgtcttgagataccacatcttttcgattagcaaatctttatatatctggtttatttaccttggTGGTCCagtctgtacatactgggaagtccaAAAGTAGAGTTACATATTCTCcatcagttacagcctcagggtggtgcttgtaccatttgccagcagttttgattttataatgccgactcattatccaatgtagatattagctaactctgtcatgtcttgatttgttctctacaggtgctaaaatcttacatccagagattaggtggtcgactttttctatcccatcgttgcagtatcggcactttgggtctacaccatttttcatcacattgactTGATTGTTCCGGGTCAATCAGAGGCTGACTCTGCTTTTTattatttcggggttgataaaataggtaccagttatacactgaggtcaatctaatccacagtccccctcccccaatttcAAACCTtttacctacagtagaaaggattattttgcaGAGAATAGTCGCCATGTCACGTTACTGAGTGTATATGCAACGACTCTGCTATCTGATAGTCAAAACAAAGACAGCATCTATGAAAACAAAGTCATCCCAacgggagattttaattcaagagtGGGGAAGAATAAAAAAGCAGAAACGAATAGTCGGAAACCCTGATgggaaaactattattattattgttgttgttgttgtcgttgtcgttgtcgctgttgctgttgttgttgttgttgttgttgttgttgttgctgctgctgctgctgttgttgctgctgctgttgttgttgttgttgttattattattattattattattattattattattattattattattattattattattattattattattattattcagtagttttatttttatagcgtgctttcacttcactaccgagcgcagctctgtgtgccttgggtatgtgctgtcatttgttgtgatgctctgatggttattgtatggaaagtgttctgcgtaggatgtgtgcagtgcctagtagtgcaattttctgtatgttatgtgtgtttgtaagtcctggtgtttttgttatgtatttgtctgaatatttttttatcatgcctaatgcacctactatgataggaattgtttctgttttcagattccacattctagttacctctatttccaggtctttgtattttgagagtttctccatttcttttagagacacgttgtcatctgccggtattgatacatcaattagaaagcattttttttcttcatgatctctgacaactatatctggtctgttggccttaatttctctatctgtgtgtatcggcatatcccagagtatggttgctttctcgttttctgtgaccttttctggtgtgtgcctataccatcttttttctgttgttattccataatgttggcatagcttccaatgtatgtaggttccaactctgtcatgtctgtgaatatattccttcttagccaggactgggcagctagagataatatgatttattgtttcttgtccatctccacatattctgcagttacttgtaatatttcttttcattacatgtttttggtaatttctggtggggaggctctggtcttgtgctgcaattaaaaatccctctgtttctgctttgagtcctgagcttctcaaccattgctgggatttttctttgtctatttcttttgcgcttagtttagtgcagtatttaccatgaaggggcttttcttgccatcgttttatcatggctcgttgctgttctatttttagtttggatttcatttgttttatagcttttgttgttttttcatcttcttcttcttcttcttcttcttctttgtgtttattaggtggtatgatttcttgtttgtatttgtcagcttccttaaatactgagaacagttttttgttttgctcgtgttttgctgctatctggatcagttttccttccttctgaagtaggtatttttgcagtcctatggtggttattttatagtagttttccagctgtataaggcctctaccaccttctatacgttgtatatatagtctttctatgtcagattttgggtgatgcatcctagatcctgtcagtatttttcttgttttcctatctattttggacagttcatttcatgtccagttaaggatattgtagctgtaacttataactgggacagctaaagtgttgatacctattatcttgtttttagcattgagctctgtttttagtattgatctaactcgtctataatattctttttttattttctgtttcatttgtgtgtgttgtgtcttatctagttcattattattattatcattttattattattattattattattattattcagtagttttatttttatagcgtgctttcacttcactaccgagcgcagctctgtgtgccttgggtatgtgctgtcatttgttgtgatgctctgatggttattgtatggaaagtgttctgcgtaggatgtgtgcagtgcctagtagtgcaattttctgtatgttatgtgtgtttgtaagtcctggtgtttttgttatgtatttgtctgaatatttttttatcatgcctaatgcacctactatgataggaattgtttctgttttcagattccacattctagttacctctatttccaggtctttgtattttgagagtttctccatttcttttagagacacgttgtcatctgccggtattgatacatcaattagaaagcattttttttcttcatgatctctgacaactatatctggtctgttggccttaatttctctatctgtgtgtatcggcatatcccagagtatggttgctttctcgttttctgtgaccttttctggtgtgtgcctataccatcttttttctgttgttattccataatgttggcatagcttccaatgtatgtaggttccaactctgtcatgtctgtgaatatattccttcttagccaggactgggcagctagagataatatgatttattgtttcttgtccatctccacatattctgcagttacttgtaatatttcttttcattacatgtttttggtaatttctggtggggaggctctggtcttgtgctgcaattaaaaatccctctgtttctgctttgagtcctgagcttctcaaccattgctgggatttttctttgtctatttcttttgcgcttagtttagtgcagtatttaccatgaaggggcttttcttgccatcgttttatcatggctcgttgctgttctatttttagtttggatttcatttgttttatagcttttgttgtttcttcatcatcttcttcttcttcttcttcttcttcttcttcttctttgtgtttattaggtggtatgatttcttgtttgtatttgtcagcttccttaaatactgagaacagttttttgttttgcttgtgttttgctgctatctggatcagttttccttccttctgaagtaggtatttttgcagtcctatggtggttattttatagtagttttccagctgtataaggcctctaccaccttctatacgttgtatatatagtctttctatgtcagattttgggtgatgcatcctagatcctgtcagtatttttcttgttttcctatctattttggacagttcatttcatgtccagttaaggatattgtagctgtaacttataactgggacagctaaagtgttgatacctattatcttgtttttagcattgagctctgtttttagtattgatctaactcgtctataatattctttttttattttctgtttcatttgtgtgtgttgtgtcttatctagttcattattattattatcattttattattattattattattgttgttgttgttgttgttattattactgaggTACGAGGTGACGATTctactggtagaatcgttagcccactgggcaaaatctttagcagcattttgtccgtctttatgttttttgttcaaattttATCAAAGTTGACTTGGCCTATCATCCATtctaagtcgataaaataagtaccagttgaacactggggtagatttaatcgaTTTAGCTCTTCCTTCAAAACTGCTCGTCTTGCACCAATATTTTGAATCAATATCACATTATGGtactaaggtggtgagttggcagaatcgttagcgcgccgggcaaaatgcttagcggcatttcttccgtcattACGTGTCGAATTCAcgtcgtctttgtctttcatcctttcgggccgataaaataagtactagttgagcactgaggacgatataatcgactgaccccttggCTGaacttgctggttttgtgccaaaatttgaaaccaatattatactgTGGTACGTTCGTCAGCCTCCGTGTTCGCGCTTGCGTGTGCGCGCGctaatatatatacctgtctgctATCACTTTTGTTCCCTACAACTGACACGTGACCTGCggtcattcttttttctttctctctttctccttcctttacACGCCGGCCACTGAAGCAACCGGTCATATCTCTAGTCTTCACTTCAACCTGTTTCGCTGTCTCTTGACTTTCTGTTTCTAATCCTTTAGGATTTCCCTATTAGCGTTACCCATACATTCGGCTTCGTCTAGCCCTAAGGccatattctgtttatttatttcgtttttgtccCTCGTCCATCCACTAACAGTTTCGTcttgaattatatttattcatttgcgtATGTCCACTTCTGTATTGTTTGCTTATCCATTTATTGTTTGTCCATTACCGTTTTGTTATGTTTCGGTCCCATTTCCCTGCAGCTCTTGCCGGTCGCTACTAGAAGGAATCAATATTATCGTTAAAGGCGCGAAATTGCGTTTCAGCCTCTAGCCGAGGAGTTGGGattcttctgtgtctgttttctgtttgtctgttcatTTACTATATGTTTTTCAACTTTCCATTCTGTGCCTGTTCGTTTATGCATtactatacgttatatatatatatatatatatatatatatatatattatatatatatatatattatatatatatatatatgaggataatatcgatatttaagtatcaatattatcaagtggccagcatggaaaaaataccgtacaaaggtaataatttttaacaattaaaaatgagggtgtctgagagacaccaacatgccgaaatagcagtcgaaattctgcctataaaaaccacgttaagtgttcatatcgtaccatgagataaggcagagggacaaaatatacaagcaaaagttattgaataattcaagatccagcatttctggttttgctttaaataagctttaccgtcatcaattgaatatatctattcactgcggtgtttattttaaccatatcgtgcttttggcgggcaatttaactggccgtgtgcatacgtacatatgtatgtatgtatggacgttcgtatatgtaagtatatcgtttgttctgcatatatatatctgtatttatgtacccttgatatattcaattgatgacggtaaagcttatttaaagcaaaaccagaaatcctggatcttgaattattcaataacttttgcttgtatattttgtccctctgccttatctcatggtacgatatgaacacttaacgtggtttttatagtcagaatttcgactgctatttcggcatgttggtgtctctcagacaccctcatttttaattatatatatatattatatatatatatatatatataatatatatatatatatatatatatatatatatatgtgtgtgtgtgtgtgtgtgtgtgtgtgtgtgtggtgtgtggtgtgtgtgtgtgtgtatgtgtgtgtgtgtgtgtatgtatctgtctatctatctatctatctatctatctatctatctatctatctatctatctatctatctgtatgtatgtatgtatgtatatatgcacacacaaatttttACTCAccgatatatacacatctacatgcacacacgcatgcgcggaCACACATTTCAAAcgcccatacacgcacacacacatacgcacacaaacacacgtacacacatatacatacacacacatacacacactcggcGCACATACTGACAGAGAATGAAAATATTCCAAATATTCAGTGGAAACTACATAAAATGCTAACAAAACAGGTCAGCATTGTTATATAAACATTGTTTTATGAGAGTCACCTGCCTAAAGGATGTGACCAACTCAGCGGAAGTAATTAACAGAACATTTTTTATTCTTAGAAATATTTAATCAGACTTCAGAGCTTCTCTAAACCGATGAGGGATTCGGTTTTTTATTGTCTATTAGGGTCTTTGATTTTGTCTCGGTTAATGTTTATGTAATAACCTTAATTAGTTCTTTGGGACTGTTATAACAAGAGAGATTTAATGCGAATCTTGTAAAGTAATTCTGAACGCAAATAACTTAAATAGGCAAAATTTGTTCTTCAGGTAAGAATCAATTGCATTTAGTTACGACTCATTATATTTTGCGTTCAAATGCTTCTGAAGTCAATTTTATCTGTTACTTTTCCTGGAtcggtaaaataaaataccattcaAACATTGGATCAATTTAAAATTCTTCTGAATCTATTCtgatataaaataaatggaactataatagaagatagGGAGTTAtctaaataattgttgttgatattgttgttgatgtttaagtTTCAATGAGCCACCCACGTTTCTTTAGTTGGAATCAACtcattaattaaacaaaaacCTACCTTAAgaaacatatatagatgcatacagatttaaatataaacatatacagatatagactGCATATTACATActgacatgctatatatatattcttttattcttttacttgtttcagtcatttgactgcgaccatgcagcCATATAGGTGGTTAGAAAAGCAACGAAGAAATGTTTGGTAGCTTCCCACAGCTTTAAATAGCTTTCGGAAATTTCTTTTTGTAGCCAGAATTCCTGGTATGAGTTTTTGAAGAGGGGATTTAATTCAAAGTCGTTTTGTAAAGTAATTAACTCCTCTTGTATCTCAGAGTCAGCTTCATTTGTATAATCGTCAATAAACGGGTTTATCAACCAGTCAGGGATTTCCATACTAATGAGGTCTTGACATCTACAGCTCATGTCGTTATGCAAAGACTTCAAATGGTCACAATAAATGAAGAGGTCATCATCTGATATAGAGATATCAGCCTCATGATTGTTTTCTAGTTGAGCAAGATTTGGAAATTGACATAGCTCCCGACAACTTTTATGCCTAAAGAGTGAAAACTTGTCCATGAATGCGCAAATAACAGATTTTGCTTTGATAAGATTTACATGACTGTCGTGCAATTGTAAATTCAGATcattgaatatattgaataaatttgcaAGTTAAGAGATCTTCACTCAAATTATCATATTTTTTCTCCTgaaaaaattgtgttgaaaagtgaataaaatcgctTCAAATACTTGCTTCTCGATAATCATCAGTATGTAAAAGAAGACGATCAAATtcttcatcgttgttgttgtagaGTTGTCGAAATATTCAGGAATTAAGGGAAgacattctattttatttattgctgTGATAACAATATCAAGCGATTTATGAAGCTGATCGCTCAAGCATCTTGCAACTAGATATTGATGATAAATTACGCAATGTGTTATAAATACATTGGGTAGAGCcttctttaaaaatgtaaaaaacacccacctCTGTACCGCCCTATCAATGCTGGAGCAACGTCTGTTGCACACgcaaatatattattcatagggatttctttttctttgaaaatttgttCAACTATAGTAAAAATGGATTCATCTTTGGTGTCTGTTTTAAGTTTCTTTGCAAACAATAATTCTTGCACAATTTTCTGATCTTTAATAAAGCGAACTTATCCAAAAAGCAGTGCTTCGTTGTCTGGGAGAGTCGACTCGTCCAATTGTAAACTAAATTATTGACTTTTAAGTTTTGTAAATAACATTTCTTCAATGTCCTTAACCATCTCATCAATTCTTCTttccaaagaattattattaagtgGAATCGTTCTGATAATTCCACTTGGGGAAGGATAATGTACTACTGTACGAAGAGCTTCCCCTatagctggcaaaatgagttgttCTCCGATTGTATGAGGTTTCCCTGATCTGGCAATCATCCTGGAGATATTGTATGCACAAACAAATCTATCATCGCATTTCTGTGATTGGTTTGTCGTAAGGTAGTGAATAGGATTTTCTGTTGCGAAATTTATCTCGTTGAATTTTAAAGTATGACAAATCTTTGTTTGCTTTATCAGGGagtattttatttaaatgatcGGAAAGCATGGATGGCTTCATGGATGGCTTCATTCGAAAAAGCTTTCTCGCAAAAAAGACGCATTGACTGTTGTTCGTTATTTGGAGCAATAATAAATCCAAACTTCAAATATGCAACACCATACTGTCTACATTTTCGCTTTAATGAATTTCCTGACATGATTATAGGTGAACTCACGCactgaaaaagagtaaaaagaaaaaaaaagagtaaaaagaaaaaaaaaataccaataatGCCAACAACCACTATTAACTCTTCAAGAAGTATTGAGGTACAGGGGtgcttttgctttttttcatGAAATAATAGTACTTTTTTGAAACAATAAACCTTTTATGACTGAAAGACCAGTTGTTAATTGAAACCTTTACAATAATTTTTACTACTAAATCAGCTGTTTCACCATTGTAAGTGTGCACCTATGTAGTCTAAGTAGCATCTCGATAAGTATGGTTAGCGGTGGAAGCACATTAAtctatttaaaagaaattagttGAGTGGCAATAAATATTTGAGACACAAATGAAAGTATATGATAGAGACCCACGGACTTAACGCACGGCAGGGTCACAATAAGCAAGGTGCTAAGTAACCATTTCTCTATCAGATTTCTCCTATTAAGTTTCATGATTATAACTGAAGTatgaaaaaataatggaaaataaataatcagcggtggtgccccagcatggccgcgaccttcgggctaaaacattttaaaggatttaaggatctaaggatttaagaaaaattttaaagcaaaatcacaatatttaaataattcaccgaatgatggtaataataataataataataataataataataataataataataataataataataataaatgaatttgtTACACTTAAAAAAAGTTCTCAAAATTTATTCTTAGCCGGATATAATACATGTGGAAATTAATTCGGTACTCCGATAAATAAATAgcagatgaaaataaataaaataaatgaaaataagataataactgttatctttttttcaaaaatacttaTTAATTCTTATAGTAaacttattatttaaaaataaattgatcATTTTCCAGAGTTTCATGGTAGTAACTAGATTGGATTTAACGAAGGCTATACTTTTGTAATCCAAGTGCAGGAGATGGTTAGAAAATATCTAATGAACTAAACAGACACCGAAGCTTTGAAACCCGAAAATGTTAACAAGGAAGTCTTATGTGGAGACATTACCCATTGCACCAAAATGTCATCAAGAGACTACCTCCCATTGCAACATGATGTTGCtaaaacattagataatgttaTTAATAGGAAAGACATCCTTAAGATAGATATAGACAATATTTCTGTTATtgagtatatagatatgtaccaATACAAGGAGTATTGCTAAAACATTCCTATCAAAAACATTCTCATCAAAATTTCTACAAAGTGCAAATTTCACGTCTATATCAATAATTATTGGTGCACTTAGCTATGATAGTAAATGTTTAATctggaaaaattaaaatattcaggcAAAGAAAGATATAAGCAAAcacgcactttatatatacaacttgtaagcggaacag
The DNA window shown above is from Octopus sinensis unplaced genomic scaffold, ASM634580v1 Contig01638, whole genome shotgun sequence and carries:
- the LOC115227077 gene encoding uncharacterized protein LOC115227077; amino-acid sequence: MDKFSLFRHKSCRELCQFPNLAQLENNHEADISISDDDLFIYCDHLKSLHNDMSCRCQDLISMEIPDWLINPFIDDYTNEADSEIQEELITLQNDFELNPLFKNSYQEFWLQKEISESYLKLWEATKHFFVAFLTTYMAAWSQSND